A single region of the Bacteroidia bacterium genome encodes:
- a CDS encoding T9SS type A sorting domain-containing protein, translated as MRSKIFTFIITLFVSSVINAQDYQIDFMGSGSSTFVDSVNVENLTQCKSINIAGSNILHLVAEVGINEVNTGTEIKLFTYPNPMSDLCYIEIESKSIGKATVGLYNLAGNKIIQVQELLTKGHHIYKLSGISEGVYLLKVESETYCFNSKIVSVNKVLANPEIKRVETIPDKMLTEMPKSLKSEKAIIDMQYTVGDLLKLTGKSGVFRTIVMLVPNNSQTVNFTFMPCTDSNGNSYSIVQIGNQWWMAENLNAGTYVPVTSPQVSGTKFCMDVYGQADPNCPMGGLYEWANLMQGAIQCNGTGAPPNDKCTNPVKGLCPNGWHIPSHYEWTTLERNSGINPGAFPYNTSTISLLGTDEGGNLKETCTSYWWAPNSGATNLTGFSGLPGGDTWNGVFEDFGQSAYFWTSTEPFFMAWVHALNYSLTVVGRSSYAVESGFSCRCVKD; from the coding sequence ATGAGATCAAAAATATTTACATTTATTATTACACTATTTGTTAGTTCTGTTATTAATGCTCAGGATTATCAGATTGATTTTATGGGTTCAGGATCAAGTACTTTTGTTGACTCTGTAAATGTAGAAAACTTAACACAATGTAAAAGTATAAATATTGCAGGAAGTAATATATTGCACCTTGTTGCTGAAGTTGGAATTAATGAAGTGAATACAGGAACAGAAATTAAGCTTTTTACTTATCCGAATCCTATGTCTGATCTTTGTTATATTGAAATTGAGTCAAAATCAATTGGAAAAGCAACTGTAGGATTATATAATTTAGCCGGAAATAAAATTATTCAAGTTCAGGAATTATTAACAAAGGGGCATCATATTTACAAACTAAGTGGAATAAGTGAAGGTGTATATTTACTAAAGGTTGAATCTGAAACATATTGTTTTAATTCTAAAATTGTAAGTGTAAATAAAGTTCTTGCTAACCCTGAAATAAAGCGTGTCGAAACAATTCCTGACAAAATGTTAACAGAGATGCCAAAGAGCTTAAAAAGTGAAAAAGCAATAATAGACATGCAATATACCGTTGGTGATCTTTTAAAACTGACAGGAAAATCGGGCGTATTCCGCACCATAGTAATGCTTGTTCCTAACAATAGTCAAACAGTAAATTTTACTTTTATGCCTTGTACTGATTCCAATGGTAATAGCTATTCTATAGTACAAATAGGAAACCAATGGTGGATGGCTGAAAATTTGAATGCCGGTACTTATGTACCGGTTACCAGTCCTCAGGTATCTGGAACAAAATTTTGTATGGACGTATATGGGCAAGCCGATCCAAATTGTCCTATGGGAGGTTTATATGAGTGGGCAAATCTTATGCAAGGAGCTATACAATGTAATGGTACAGGTGCTCCGCCTAATGACAAATGTACAAATCCCGTAAAAGGACTTTGCCCTAATGGTTGGCATATCCCATCTCATTATGAGTGGACAACTTTAGAAAGAAATTCTGGTATCAATCCCGGTGCTTTCCCTTACAATACTTCAACAATAAGTTTGCTTGGAACAGACGAAGGTGGCAACTTAAAAGAGACATGTACATCTTATTGGTGGGCTCCTAATTCAGGTGCAACAAATTTAACCGGTTTTTCCGGTCTTCCGGGAGGAGATACATGGAATGGAGTTTTCGAAGATTTTGGTCAAAGTGCATATTTTTGGACATCAACAGAGCCATTTTTTATGGCCTGGGTTCATGCATTGAATTATAGCCTTACTGTTGTTGGGCGCTCTAGCTATGCAGTGGAGAGTGGTTTTAGTTGTCGTTGTGTTAAAGATTAA
- a CDS encoding T9SS type A sorting domain-containing protein: MKKLLLLSIIFLFLTQILFAQTNFNFRYGSSYFDRAKKVIQTDDGNFIIVGQTNGFGSSGNAFMMKVNASGIILWVKDYEGVNIDIIFDVIELADRKLVMCGSTLSFGSGSYDGFVMKTDSSGNTLWAKSYGNVLYEEFYKLSADNENGFYVSGFAVNNTSSNVGIAIMKIDSAGSVNWIKWAPDWDPQGDWWPLDITSTTTGDVVVCGHGSSYGIDVWKISSSGNVLWSNRYTPTPTYSGLVGYSITENKFGDIFVNYAFSNPNTVAQSEDIGVFKLNSTGNCIWNKCYGGTYTDNCRSISKTSDGGVIICGQTNSVGNGDDDACLIKIKPDGSVSWSKAYGTSWAEHPANAIQINDSGFVFTGQTWATGSNNDSSKIHLVKTDSLGNTTCSNVSWTPSIINQTFQISIASTLENINFQSTQIPWNAVSRNFYTKNICLPVSVPSIQEIDKLWNIYPNPFSFSATIKTESVIKYATLELFNVFGQKVKQIPLTKPESQITRDNLVSGVYIYHIISDSKTVEIGKIIIQ; the protein is encoded by the coding sequence ATGAAAAAATTATTATTATTATCCATTATATTTTTATTTCTTACACAAATTCTATTTGCTCAGACAAATTTTAATTTCCGTTATGGTTCTTCATATTTTGACAGAGCAAAAAAAGTCATCCAAACAGATGATGGTAATTTTATTATAGTTGGACAAACTAATGGATTTGGTTCTTCTGGAAACGCCTTTATGATGAAAGTTAATGCTTCTGGAATTATTCTATGGGTAAAGGATTATGAAGGTGTTAATATTGATATTATTTTTGATGTTATTGAACTTGCAGATAGAAAATTAGTAATGTGTGGTTCAACACTTAGTTTTGGTTCAGGTTCATATGATGGTTTTGTAATGAAAACTGATAGTTCAGGAAATACCTTATGGGCAAAATCCTATGGTAATGTCTTATATGAGGAATTTTATAAACTTAGTGCAGATAATGAAAATGGCTTTTATGTTTCCGGCTTTGCTGTGAATAATACATCAAGCAATGTGGGTATCGCAATAATGAAGATTGACAGTGCAGGAAGTGTTAATTGGATTAAATGGGCACCTGATTGGGACCCTCAGGGAGATTGGTGGCCATTAGATATCACATCGACAACGACAGGAGACGTGGTGGTTTGCGGACATGGGTCTTCTTATGGTATTGATGTTTGGAAAATATCTTCATCAGGCAATGTTCTTTGGTCTAATCGTTATACTCCAACCCCTACATACAGTGGTTTGGTTGGTTACTCAATCACAGAAAATAAATTTGGAGATATTTTTGTAAATTATGCTTTTAGTAATCCCAATACCGTCGCGCAGTCAGAGGATATAGGTGTCTTTAAACTTAACAGTACAGGCAATTGTATTTGGAATAAATGCTACGGTGGTACTTATACCGATAATTGTCGATCTATCTCAAAAACTAGTGACGGCGGTGTCATAATATGTGGTCAAACAAATAGTGTTGGTAATGGGGACGATGATGCATGCTTAATTAAAATAAAGCCTGACGGCTCTGTTTCTTGGTCTAAAGCTTATGGCACTTCTTGGGCAGAACATCCTGCAAATGCTATTCAAATTAATGATAGTGGCTTTGTGTTTACTGGGCAGACATGGGCTACCGGTTCTAATAATGATAGTTCAAAAATTCATTTAGTAAAAACTGATTCACTTGGTAATACAACTTGCTCTAATGTTTCTTGGACACCATCAATTATAAATCAAACATTTCAAATATCGATTGCTTCTACTCTCGAAAATATTAATTTTCAATCAACTCAAATACCATGGAATGCTGTTAGTCGTAATTTTTATACAAAAAATATTTGTTTGCCGGTATCAGTGCCTTCAATTCAAGAAATAGACAAATTGTGGAACATTTATCCTAATCCATTCTCCTTCTCAGCTACAATTAAAACAGAAAGTGTAATTAAATATGCCACACTTGAGTTATTTAATGTCTTTGGACAAAAAGTTAAGCAAATTCCACTTACCAAACCAGAATCCCAAATTACACGTGACAATCTTGTAAGTGGAGTATATATTTATCATATTATTTCCGATTCAAAAACAGTTGAAATAGGAAAAATAATCATACAATAG
- a CDS encoding T9SS type A sorting domain-containing protein, giving the protein MRNLILLFLLATATFSFGQAPTSYFAVPSEYVCTNQITTVVYTGNASPSAIYIWDFGSGQIVSGSGQGPIQVSFPIAGTITISLTVIQYPDTSVTTSGDMYVSLCNGIENVKNTNWLITPNPAIDKVYIKTSLSNAVAEFFDLNGKILLKEIIISDKQCDISKFNKGVYVVKLTSDHKTYFKTLIKE; this is encoded by the coding sequence ATGAGAAATTTAATATTACTTTTCTTACTTGCAACTGCAACATTTTCTTTTGGTCAAGCACCTACATCCTATTTTGCTGTGCCGAGTGAATATGTATGCACAAATCAAATTACTACCGTAGTTTATACTGGTAACGCCTCACCTTCTGCAATATATATATGGGATTTTGGTTCAGGACAAATAGTTAGTGGAAGTGGACAAGGACCAATTCAGGTTAGTTTTCCAATTGCAGGAACTATCACAATTTCTTTGACAGTAATTCAATATCCTGACACTTCAGTGACAACATCAGGAGATATGTATGTTTCATTGTGTAATGGAATCGAAAATGTAAAAAATACAAATTGGCTGATTACTCCGAATCCCGCAATCGATAAAGTTTACATTAAGACTTCTCTTTCAAATGCAGTTGCAGAATTTTTCGATTTAAATGGCAAAATTCTGCTTAAAGAAATAATTATAAGTGACAAGCAATGTGACATCAGTAAATTTAACAAAGGCGTGTATGTTGTTAAATTGACTTCAGACCATAAAACTTACTTTAAGACTTTAATTAAAGAATAG
- a CDS encoding thiolase family protein — protein sequence MNLNDIVVISACRTAMGKFGGSLRDIESYDLGAVVIKGALQRAGLIGSQIDDVILGSCRQAGNGPNPARTAAVRGGINPLVPAISLNMACPSGMRSVAFASQAIRLGEAEIVLAGGFDNMSSIPYLLKGARWEGFKMGNKTIEDGWSDSIDPLIGMGMGDTAENLYDKYKISREEQDEYAVQSHLKASAAQKSGRFNDEIVPVEIPATKHTNAITFDKDETIRHEINIEKMAKIPPAFRKGGTVSAGNSCGLSDGATALIVTSRQKATELGVKPLFSIVSFAQTSVEPNVMGEGPSYSIPLALKNAKMELSDMDLVEINEAFAIQVLSNQKVLKIDNNKLNVNGGAIALGHPTGISGARILVTGYYALKNLDKTFCVASICGGGGVTTAMVIKREL from the coding sequence ATGAATTTAAATGATATAGTTGTTATTTCTGCTTGCAGAACAGCAATGGGTAAATTTGGCGGATCTTTAAGAGATATTGAATCTTATGATTTAGGTGCTGTTGTAATAAAAGGAGCTTTGCAAAGAGCAGGCTTAATAGGAAGTCAGATTGATGATGTAATTCTTGGGAGCTGTCGTCAGGCTGGTAATGGACCTAACCCTGCGCGTACTGCGGCCGTTAGAGGTGGAATAAATCCATTAGTTCCTGCAATCTCCTTAAATATGGCGTGTCCATCAGGAATGAGATCTGTTGCCTTTGCATCTCAGGCTATTCGTCTGGGTGAAGCTGAGATTGTTTTAGCAGGTGGATTTGATAATATGAGCTCTATTCCTTATTTGTTGAAAGGTGCAAGGTGGGAAGGTTTTAAAATGGGTAATAAAACTATTGAAGATGGCTGGAGTGATAGCATTGATCCATTAATTGGAATGGGCATGGGTGACACAGCGGAAAATCTTTATGATAAATATAAAATTTCAAGAGAAGAGCAGGATGAGTATGCAGTGCAAAGCCATTTGAAAGCTTCTGCTGCACAAAAGAGCGGACGATTTAATGATGAAATTGTACCGGTTGAAATTCCTGCAACAAAACACACTAATGCAATTACTTTTGATAAAGATGAAACTATTCGCCATGAGATAAATATTGAAAAGATGGCGAAAATTCCTCCTGCTTTCAGAAAAGGTGGAACTGTTTCAGCTGGAAATTCATGTGGCTTGAGTGATGGTGCCACTGCGTTAATTGTAACATCTAGACAAAAAGCAACTGAATTAGGAGTTAAACCATTATTTTCAATAGTGTCATTTGCTCAGACTTCTGTTGAGCCTAATGTTATGGGCGAGGGTCCTTCATATTCTATTCCATTGGCATTAAAAAATGCAAAGATGGAATTAAGTGATATGGATTTGGTTGAAATTAATGAAGCTTTTGCTATTCAGGTTTTATCAAACCAAAAAGTATTGAAAATTGATAACAATAAGCTAAATGTTAATGGTGGTGCTATAGCATTGGGACATCCAACCGGAATCAGCGGAGCAAGAATTCTAGTTACAGGTTATTATGCTTTAAAAAATCTTGATAAAACATTTTGTGTTGCCAGTATTTGTGGCGGTGGCGGTGTAACAACTGCAATGGTAATTAAAAGAGAATTGTAA
- a CDS encoding SDR family oxidoreductase, whose amino-acid sequence MNLENKTAIVTGGSAGIGAAIALKLAEYGANIAIVDWKEEANAIISEIEKLGRKAIFIRADVSKFNDAQTAVENVVKEFGRIDILVNNAGINKDGVIWKMTEEQWDNVVDINLKGFFNYIRAVSPIFREQQSGKIVNITSINGMRGKFGQANYSAAKSGIIGLTKTVAKELGKYNVNVNAVAPGLIETEMMKNADESVRIQAMADITLGRIGQPEDIANAVAFLCSELAKHITGDVLKVDGGQYI is encoded by the coding sequence ATGAATTTAGAAAATAAAACTGCAATTGTTACAGGTGGTAGTGCCGGTATAGGTGCTGCAATAGCTTTAAAACTCGCCGAATACGGTGCGAATATTGCAATTGTAGATTGGAAAGAAGAAGCAAATGCAATAATTTCAGAAATAGAAAAACTGGGAAGAAAAGCAATTTTTATTCGTGCTGACGTTTCTAAATTTAATGATGCACAAACTGCAGTGGAGAACGTTGTTAAAGAATTTGGAAGAATAGATATCCTTGTCAATAATGCAGGAATAAATAAGGATGGCGTAATATGGAAGATGACAGAAGAACAGTGGGATAACGTGGTTGATATTAATCTTAAAGGTTTTTTTAATTACATACGAGCAGTTTCTCCAATATTTCGCGAACAACAATCAGGTAAGATTGTAAATATTACATCAATTAATGGTATGCGCGGAAAATTCGGTCAAGCAAATTATTCTGCAGCAAAATCAGGTATTATAGGCTTAACAAAAACTGTTGCAAAGGAACTTGGAAAATATAATGTAAATGTAAATGCAGTTGCTCCAGGGTTAATTGAAACAGAAATGATGAAAAATGCTGATGAAAGTGTAAGAATTCAGGCAATGGCAGATATAACATTAGGAAGAATTGGACAGCCTGAAGATATTGCAAATGCTGTTGCTTTTTTGTGCAGTGAGCTTGCAAAACATATTACAGGAGACGTTTTAAAAGTTGATGGAGGACAGTATATTTGA
- a CDS encoding FAD binding domain-containing protein, producing the protein MITEKTYITALTIDHAFFEAKKCLSGFRYIAGGTDVIVNKFQGNDNADCLIDISGIAELKQVVTKENHIEIGALVRLDDLKNYKVITDNFPALLEAANLVASPVIRKTATIGGNLLCENRCVFYNQSEWWREAAGHCLKCNGNVCIASGGNKNCFAKFVSDTAVVLISMNASIEVFDDNKLSIIPIEEIYSGDGIIPVKLSKLAIVKSIHIPLNNQYKSVFKKLRQRETLEFSSMSTAVTINKIGKLKIVLGAVHAKPIIFNGNVTDDFNEILNALISNTRIVDNDVYSRSYRKEMISVFLQRSFKELSLLK; encoded by the coding sequence ATGATAACAGAAAAAACATACATCACAGCTTTAACTATTGACCATGCATTTTTTGAAGCAAAGAAATGTCTATCTGGTTTTCGTTATATTGCTGGCGGAACAGACGTAATAGTAAATAAATTTCAGGGAAATGATAATGCCGATTGTTTGATTGACATTAGTGGAATAGCAGAATTAAAGCAAGTTGTTACAAAAGAAAACCATATAGAAATAGGTGCTTTAGTTCGTTTAGATGATTTGAAAAATTATAAAGTAATTACTGATAATTTTCCTGCTTTACTTGAGGCTGCAAATTTAGTTGCTTCACCGGTTATAAGAAAAACTGCAACTATAGGCGGTAATTTACTTTGCGAAAACAGATGTGTTTTTTACAATCAAAGTGAATGGTGGAGAGAAGCTGCTGGACATTGCTTAAAATGTAATGGTAATGTTTGCATAGCCTCAGGTGGAAATAAAAATTGTTTTGCGAAATTTGTTTCTGATACTGCTGTTGTTTTAATAAGCATGAATGCCAGTATTGAAGTTTTTGATGATAATAAATTATCAATAATTCCAATTGAAGAAATTTATTCCGGCGATGGTATAATACCTGTTAAGTTAAGCAAACTAGCTATTGTTAAGTCAATTCATATTCCGCTTAATAATCAATATAAATCTGTATTTAAAAAACTGCGACAGCGTGAGACTTTAGAATTCAGTTCTATGTCAACTGCTGTAACAATAAATAAAATAGGTAAACTTAAAATTGTATTAGGTGCTGTACATGCTAAACCAATTATTTTTAATGGTAATGTTACAGATGATTTTAATGAAATACTTAATGCTTTAATTTCTAATACTAGAATTGTAGATAATGATGTTTATTCGAGATCATACAGAAAAGAAATGATTTCTGTATTTTTACAAAGAAGTTTTAAAGAGTTATCTTTATTAAAATAA
- a CDS encoding molybdopterin-dependent oxidoreductase, producing MKQLSIKINGKQFEVLINEHELLSSVIRDKVGLTGTKIGCEQGSCGACTVLVNNEPVLSCITPALRCNNTEITTIEALAVDGKLHKLQEKFVEKGAIQCGFCTPGMVMTAICLIPNLDLKAGMEAVRNQIKEGISGNLCRCTGYKKIIDAVAEHALEIENSKSKINDNLNGAVGISRPYIEAEKKVRGAAEYADDIYTRNALHCKLLRSTYSHAKIESIDTSEALRLEGVHYVAIGKELPITFGVLPISQDENAIAVNKVRYEGEIVAAVAADSEEIAEQACKLIKVKYIPLKEFLEIDESLYDVGENEKIHEYGKFNNNIHKKAELRFGDQQQGIKEADVTSKMFFEFEGINHGFTEPHAATAYWDENGLTITTATQVPHYLHRALAKVMEVPLSRVRVIKPYLGGGFGGKSDPFPHEIIVSHLARKTGRPVRVRLTREEVFLTNHGRHPSKMTVEMGISNDGEFKVLDADVAIDGGAYGSFGVVTSYYNGVLLQAPYKLNNFGFKTYRVYTNKPQCGAMRGHGAVNSRFAVESIIDDLAHKIKVDPCELRLKNFLDSNTLTVGQYRITSNGSREALLKVMEQSEWKKRIGKLVTGHGLGAACGFFISGSALPIIWNELPQSVVHLKLDFDGRVLVTSGSSDIGQGSDTMLAIIVSEVLGISLDKIFVLAADTLLTPVDFGSYSSRVTFMAGNAAKDAAGNLKKEIIESVTNQKNISKEELNFVGGRVFSNDKTVDLSWIEVVDILTAKRGAVCVSGKYISPKLGGDFKGAGAGLSPSYTFGSCVAEVNVDTETGFVKVLNVWGAHDCGKALNPMAVEGQLEGSWHMGVGQAISEQMKYYKGLLLNNNFLDYKIPTSLDTPDIHANIIETIDPEGPFGAKEAGEGAIHPVIPAIANAIFNAVGVRITKLPITAEDILKQMKENKLLKEKTIA from the coding sequence ATGAAACAACTAAGTATAAAAATTAATGGAAAGCAATTTGAAGTTTTAATTAACGAACATGAATTACTTTCATCAGTAATTAGGGATAAAGTTGGATTAACCGGAACTAAAATTGGTTGTGAGCAGGGAAGTTGTGGCGCTTGTACTGTTTTAGTTAATAATGAACCTGTTCTTAGTTGTATAACTCCTGCACTTCGTTGTAACAATACAGAAATAACGACAATTGAAGCTCTTGCTGTTGATGGAAAATTGCATAAACTACAGGAAAAATTTGTAGAAAAAGGTGCAATTCAATGTGGCTTTTGTACACCGGGCATGGTAATGACTGCAATATGTTTAATTCCAAATCTTGATTTAAAGGCAGGAATGGAAGCTGTCAGAAATCAGATAAAGGAAGGGATCTCAGGAAATTTATGCAGATGTACAGGATATAAAAAAATAATTGATGCAGTTGCCGAACATGCTTTGGAAATAGAAAATTCTAAATCAAAAATAAATGATAATTTAAATGGGGCTGTGGGTATATCACGACCATATATTGAAGCAGAGAAAAAAGTAAGAGGTGCTGCAGAATATGCTGATGATATTTACACAAGAAATGCATTGCATTGTAAGTTATTACGTAGTACATATTCTCATGCTAAAATTGAAAGTATTGATACTTCAGAAGCATTAAGACTTGAAGGTGTGCATTATGTTGCGATTGGAAAAGAATTGCCAATAACATTTGGAGTGCTTCCAATTTCTCAGGATGAAAATGCAATTGCAGTTAATAAGGTTCGTTATGAAGGCGAAATAGTTGCAGCTGTTGCAGCTGATAGCGAAGAAATTGCAGAACAGGCATGTAAACTTATTAAAGTAAAATATATTCCATTAAAAGAATTTTTAGAGATTGATGAATCACTTTATGATGTTGGCGAAAATGAAAAAATTCATGAATATGGAAAATTCAATAACAATATTCATAAGAAAGCAGAACTTCGGTTTGGTGATCAGCAACAAGGAATAAAAGAAGCTGATGTAACATCAAAAATGTTTTTTGAATTTGAGGGAATAAATCATGGTTTTACTGAACCTCATGCTGCAACTGCTTATTGGGATGAGAATGGTTTAACAATAACTACAGCAACTCAGGTTCCTCATTATTTGCATCGTGCATTGGCAAAAGTAATGGAAGTCCCCTTAAGTAGAGTTAGGGTTATTAAACCATATTTAGGTGGTGGCTTCGGAGGTAAAAGTGATCCTTTTCCACATGAGATTATTGTTTCGCATTTAGCTAGAAAAACAGGAAGACCGGTAAGGGTTAGATTAACACGTGAAGAAGTATTCTTAACAAATCATGGCAGGCATCCATCAAAAATGACTGTTGAAATGGGTATTTCAAATGATGGTGAATTCAAAGTTCTTGATGCTGATGTTGCGATTGATGGTGGCGCTTATGGAAGTTTTGGTGTTGTAACTTCTTATTATAATGGTGTGTTGTTACAGGCACCTTATAAATTAAATAATTTTGGTTTTAAAACTTACAGGGTTTATACAAACAAGCCTCAGTGCGGTGCTATGCGCGGGCATGGTGCTGTAAATTCCCGTTTTGCAGTTGAATCAATAATTGATGATTTAGCTCACAAAATTAAAGTTGATCCATGTGAATTAAGATTGAAAAATTTCCTTGATTCAAATACTTTAACAGTTGGTCAATATAGAATTACTTCAAATGGTAGTCGAGAGGCTTTATTAAAAGTAATGGAGCAATCTGAATGGAAAAAACGAATTGGTAAATTAGTAACCGGGCATGGATTAGGTGCTGCTTGTGGCTTTTTTATTAGTGGAAGTGCACTTCCAATTATATGGAATGAATTACCTCAATCAGTAGTTCATTTAAAACTTGATTTTGATGGCAGAGTGTTAGTAACATCTGGTTCAAGTGATATTGGTCAGGGAAGTGATACAATGCTTGCAATAATTGTTTCTGAAGTTTTAGGAATTAGTTTAGATAAAATATTCGTTTTAGCTGCTGACACTTTACTTACTCCTGTTGATTTTGGTAGTTATTCAAGCAGGGTAACTTTTATGGCAGGTAATGCAGCAAAGGATGCTGCTGGGAATTTAAAGAAAGAAATAATTGAATCTGTAACAAATCAAAAAAATATTTCTAAAGAAGAACTAAATTTTGTAGGTGGTAGAGTTTTTAGTAATGACAAAACTGTCGATTTATCATGGATTGAAGTGGTAGATATTTTAACTGCTAAACGCGGAGCTGTCTGTGTTAGTGGAAAATATATTTCTCCAAAACTGGGTGGCGATTTTAAAGGTGCAGGAGCTGGTTTAAGTCCGTCATATACTTTTGGATCTTGTGTTGCTGAAGTGAATGTTGATACTGAAACAGGTTTTGTAAAAGTTTTAAACGTATGGGGAGCGCATGATTGTGGAAAAGCTTTAAACCCAATGGCAGTTGAAGGTCAGTTAGAAGGCTCGTGGCATATGGGAGTGGGGCAGGCAATAAGCGAACAAATGAAATATTATAAAGGTTTATTGTTAAATAATAATTTCCTTGATTATAAAATTCCAACTTCACTTGATACTCCTGATATTCATGCTAACATTATAGAAACAATTGATCCTGAAGGTCCGTTTGGAGCAAAAGAAGCAGGTGAGGGAGCTATTCATCCTGTAATTCCTGCAATAGCAAATGCTATTTTTAATGCAGTTGGCGTAAGAATTACCAAATTGCCAATAACTGCCGAGGATATTTTAAAGCAAATGAAGGAGAATAAATTGTTAAAAGAAAAAACTATTGCGTAA
- a CDS encoding XdhC family protein produces MNNIYNKISEILKSNNRTALCTIVSTVGSTPLKAGAKMIVYEDGSIFGTIGGGHLEEATIKNALVVIKAKEPKLFKHELKAQHEMCCGGSLEIFIEPIMQKKKMFLFGAGHVGKAIVKHSLDLDFDITVIDSREGIFNEWAFDGVEKIIAPFTQVLPTLSYDNNTFIIITTFDHAIDREVLAFCMKQPHFYLGMIGSKTKIARTYEMFQSEGISTKEQLEKVDMPMGIDINAETADEIAISIIAKLIKEKNTLH; encoded by the coding sequence TGCGTTATGTACAATAGTTTCTACTGTTGGTTCTACACCATTAAAAGCGGGTGCAAAGATGATAGTTTATGAAGATGGAAGTATTTTCGGAACTATTGGTGGTGGGCATCTAGAGGAAGCTACAATTAAAAATGCACTTGTTGTTATTAAGGCAAAAGAACCAAAATTATTTAAGCATGAACTAAAGGCTCAGCATGAAATGTGTTGTGGTGGATCATTAGAAATATTTATAGAACCAATTATGCAAAAGAAAAAAATGTTTTTGTTTGGGGCAGGACACGTAGGTAAAGCAATAGTTAAACATTCACTTGATTTAGATTTTGATATTACTGTGATTGATAGTCGTGAAGGCATTTTTAACGAATGGGCATTTGATGGGGTTGAGAAAATTATTGCACCTTTTACTCAGGTTCTTCCAACTCTATCATATGATAATAATACATTCATTATTATAACAACGTTTGATCATGCTATCGATAGAGAGGTGTTAGCTTTTTGTATGAAACAACCGCATTTTTATTTAGGTATGATTGGTAGTAAAACCAAGATTGCACGAACCTATGAAATGTTCCAGTCAGAAGGAATTTCTACAAAAGAACAACTTGAAAAAGTTGATATGCCAATGGGTATTGATATCAATGCTGAAACTGCTGATGAAATAGCCATAAGTATTATCGCAAAACTTATTAAAGAAAAAAACACATTGCACTAA